From one Candidatus Cloacimonas sp. genomic stretch:
- a CDS encoding S16 family serine protease — NVLAIGGLKEKLLAAKRAGINRVVIPEENRETLSDFPADILEGMEINYVKEIYEAIKILLIPNIDTQEPKSTRKRIS; from the coding sequence CAATGTCTTAGCCATCGGAGGTCTGAAAGAAAAATTATTAGCGGCAAAAAGAGCTGGGATAAATAGAGTGGTTATTCCGGAAGAAAATCGCGAGACATTGTCCGATTTTCCCGCTGATATCTTGGAAGGAATGGAAATTAACTATGTGAAGGAAATTTACGAAGCAATCAAAATACTGCTGATTCCCAATATAGATACTCAAGAACCAAAATCCACCCGCAAAAGGATTTCCTAA